The genomic interval AAAATTTGGAAAAACAAATTATTAATGAGCCATAATTACAAGAAGATTATAGAAACAGCAGTGCTGCAGATTATGCCGGAGAAAAGGGAATGTTGGATAATGTTATTGTAGTAAAATAAATACAAACCACGCGATACAATCGCGCGTTAGCAGAGGTAGTGAACTTCAAACATTTCGTTCAATATCGACTTTTTCAATCATTACGTTGATGTTTTTTCGTTTTTTAATCAACGCATTGATTGTTTTAGGGTATTTATTAGTCAACATATTGATTGTTTAAAAATTTCTAGCATCTTTGTGAAAATAAAAAATGACTTATGGAAGTTCTGTTTCAACGATTTACATAGAAATATGCCCGGACACAAGTAAAGACTACGCGCCTGCTTGAGCAAGAAATTGATTGGGATAACCAACTTATTGGAAATAAACAGGGGAAAAGCTGATTTGAGCCGCAGGGCGGTAATGTACAACATGTGCGGACTTTCACTCAGGGAGTTTATTAATTTCGAAACCGGTGAAAAATTTGAGCCCATAAGTTTTGAAGAATTAATGACGAACCACCGGCAGATAGCAGCTGAAATAATTAGCAAAATAAAACCATTGATGTATTTTGCCAGGTACTTACAATATGGCTACTACCCTTTCTATCTCGAAAATAAAAACACCTACCACAGCAAACTTGAGCAAGCTGTACACCTTATACTTGATGTTGATATACCGCAATACGAGCAGGTTCAGATATCGAATATTATAGCCATGAAAAGGCTTTTGCAAATTATTGCTTCATCGGTTCCCTTTAAGCCTAACTATACAGCCATTAGCCAGCGTAGCGGCATTAGTATAAACTCACTTAAAAGCTACATTTCGTACCTAAGCGATGCCGAACTAATTTTGCTCTTGCACCCGCGAAACAAGGGCATGGGCAACTTGGGCAAGCCTGAAAAGATTTATCTTCAGAACCCTGGGTTGGTCTATAATATGGTGGGCAAAAATGCTGAAATTGGCAACGTACGCGAAACATTCTTCTATAACCAAACAAGCCGTATGGCTGAAGTAAATGCCTCACCACAAGCCGACTTTTTTGTAAACGGCCAATATACTTTCGAGATTGGGGGTAAAAACAAAAAGAAAAAACAAATTGCCAATGTACCCGATTCGTTTATTGTGATGGACGACATTGAAACCGGATACGATAATGTAATCCCCTTATGGATGTTCGGATTCTTGTATTAATGCTGTTTTTATTATTCAGATAACATATTTATATTTGTTTTATCCTTATTAAACCATTGTTAAACTAAAACATCATTATATCATTATCATGAAAATATTACGACTCAAAACTCTACTTAAAATACTGTCAGTCTTATTTCTTGCTTCCAATCTTTCATGTATTAAAAATTCCAGAAATGAAATACTTGAAACGAACTCATTTTACACCATTCCATTTGCTGAAATAGTCAAAACCAAAAGTGAAGTTAGATTGTCAGAATTTGCAACGGATGTTGAATTCATTCAGTTTGAAAACACTCTGCTCCCCCTCGTTTAGCTTCAGCGTAACTGCCTCCGATAAAACATCGGGAAGGGGTTTACTCCCTGTCGTTTGTAACGACACATTGTTATTTGGTTGCTGCAAGCATCAAATGACTTCTTCCTACACCAACAAGCAACAAATGACTACTGACCAATGACTAATCACAATTTGCTTTATTCAACAATAATTTTTAGCTTAGTAAGCTGAATATAAACAGAAAACGCCGGTGCCCCATAAACCCACCATAACACTTCAGCACAATGTTCACAGATAAAAATCCATTTGTAATATAGATTTATAAGATATAAAACAACACATAAAAGGAATAAACTCAATTGTATTTAGCCAAATGTTAGGCAAAATTAAAGAAGCCAGTTAGCTACTTAAGGTTGAAATTATAAAAGTGTATATTTGAACCTTATTTGATTTTAAGAATAGATTTTAGAATGAGTAAAGATATAGATCAACAAAATATTAACGTAGTACACAACATAGACTCCCGAAAGTTATCAGAAATAATTTCGCCTGATGTAAAGGTACAAACGACTATTACCTCTCCTCCATATTTTGATATGAAAGATTATGGCGCAAAGAATCAAGTAGGGTTTGGTCAGAACTATGAGGATTACCTTGACGATTTGCAATCAATTTTTGGAGATGTTCTTGAAAGGACAAATGACGACGGAACACTTTGGATCATTATTGATTCCTTTAAAAGAGATAATCAGATTGTAACACTTCCTTTTGATTTGTCTAATAAACTAAAGGAAATAGGTTGGTTGTTACAAGATGTCTTGATTTGGAAAAAAGATAAAACAGTTCCTTGGTCTAAAAATGGCTTTATACAGAGGAAATTTGAATATATTTTGTTCTTTTCAAAGTCCCCTAAATTTAAAACTAATAAAGATAGTGTTAGGGTTTATGATACATCCCAACTAAAAAAATGGTGGGTTAAATATCCTGAAAGATATAACCCTAAAGGCAAAGCACTTGATGAGATATGGGAATTCCCAATTCCAACACAAGGATCTTGGGGTGACCAATACGTAAGACACTTTTGCCCCTTACCAAAAGAAATGGTAGCGACAATGATTGTATTGAGTACAAATGAAGGAGATGTTGTATTAGATCCTTTTGCGGGTAGTGGCACAGTTCTTTCTCAATCCGCGAATATGAAAAGAAATTATATAGGTTTCGAACTTAATAAAGATTATATTAAAATGTTTGAAGCATATCTAAAGAAATCACAAGAGACAAACCAAAAGGAGTACGAACTTTTTAAAGGGAATAACAATCAATCAAATTTCGAAAATACAATTCTTGAACTTAGGAGCTTAAAGTATGCTAGAGTTTTATTGAACAATATTCAAAAATCTACAGGCTTAGAAAAATTTCGAATTTTTGTTGAAACTAAAAACACAAGCAATGTTTCAAACAAGTTAATTAAGGTTGACTTTACATTTTTTGGTACTTATGATGAAACAATTAATTTAGAATTAATATCCGAATTTATTAACAAGCCACCGTTATCGAAGTTTGGGATTGAACCTAATTTCATATTTAAAAAAGCTTTAAAGCTCAATAATGAAAAACATTATGGTTATACAACAACTAACTCTTATTCATACAATAGACAATACGAATTGAATTCTGAAAAAATAAGAGTTATTAGTAAAATATGTGTTGATCTTAATGAAAATGACTACCTCTAAATCACATTTTTTATGAGAAGAACAAAAAAGAAAAAAACTACAAAAAGAAAAAAACTTTCTCCACAAGAAAAAGCACAGAGGTTAGAACAGAGAAATCAAAAAAAAGAAATTAGAACCATAATGAAAAATATGGGGTTTAATAGACTCTCATATATTGATGGTAAACATTTCATATATAATGAGAGAAGATCTGAGATGGATGATATTTTTATAAATGAAAACATCATTCTAATTACAGAATATACTATTGGAGACCCGGGAACACACTTGCTTAAGAAAAAAATATTCTATGATAAAATAACAGAGGATAAAAGAGAATTTATAGATTTCATGCTTAACACTGAGAAACTAAAGAGTTTTAAAGAGTATTATGACACTAATATAACAGGAAAATACTCAAAGAATCAATTACAGATACAAATAGTATATTGCTCGAAAAAATCAATTTCATCAGAACACAAGAATCAATTAAAAAATGTTGTTTTCTTTGACTATCAGATAGTACAATACTTTAAAAGTTTAACTAAAGCAATAAAAAGGTCTGGTATTTATGAGTTTTTAGAATTTATAGGGGTTCCGATAGAAAAACTTGGGGATAACATTAAAAATTCTTCATCTCGAACACCTCAAACATTTAAAGGAAATATCTTACCGGAAGAAAAAAGCAAATTTGATGAAGGCTATAAGATTGTATCATTTTATATTGATGCAGAATCTTTATTAAGAAGATCCTATGTTTTACGCCAAAATGGATGGAAAGATATTGATAATGCAGGACATTATCAAAGAATGTTAGAATCAAGTAAAATCTCTAGTATGCGGAAATACTTATATGAAAAAGATAGGGTTTTTATCAACAATATTATTACAACAATTTCTACAGATAAAATTAAACTATATGATAGAGACGGAAAGCCTTTAGCACTAAAAGAAAACGGTCAATTTGTAAATAGTGATTCATCAGAAATTGCACCAGCAAAAATTGAAATCGATGACTCTTGTAATATTATTGGATTAATTGATGGGCAACATAGAACATTTGCTTACCATGAAGGAGATGATATCTACGAAGAGAAAATTTCTAATTTGCGAAAAGAACAGAATTTACTTGTAACAGGCATTCTTTTTCCTGAAGATGAAACGCAGGCAAAAAGATTAAAATTTGAAGCAAATTTATTCTTAGAAATTAATTCTAAACAGAAAAATGTACCATCCTATATTCAACAAGAAATAGAATTAATGGTTAGTCCGTTTTCTTCTATTGCAATTGGTAAGAAAATACTCCTCAGACTAAATCTTAGTGGACCACTGTGTGATTTAATTGAAATGTATTGGTTTGAAAAGAAGAAAATAAAAACAGCATCAATTGTTAGTTATGGTTTAAGACCTTTAGTGAAAATTGAAGATGAAAAATCAAAAGATAGCTTATATACCAAATGGAATAATTCAGATAAACAGAAATTAAAATTAAAAGACATATCTGATTCTGATCTTTTAAATGAATATATTAATTTCTCCGTTGAAAAGATTAGAGATATTTTAATTGCATTTAATGCAAAATTAAGTTCGGAACAATGGCAAACATATAGTCCAAGTAATCCCAAAGGATTACTAACAGTCTCATTTATTAATGGTATTCTAAATGTTGTTAGAATATTGGTCGAGAATAATGAAATATCAGATACTGAAACATATAAAAGTAAATTAAAAGGCATTGAGAAATTTGAATTCAAGAAATTTAAATCAAGTCAATACAGAAAGATGGGTGAAGAGATTTATAATCAATATTTTAAATAAAAAAACTTTGCCTAATCGAATTCTAAGACTAAAACAAATTTCTTTCTAAATTATTTCTTTTAATTTTGATATTGCCGAACAACGACTGACGGTGAATTTTATACCGAAGAGTCACAAAATAGCAGGGTGCGTTTTTGTAAGCGCACTTTTTTTATTATTACAGTTATCGAACCTGTAATAATAAGCCGAACAACTTCCTGTCTATTTCGGACTATATTGACCCCTTTGGACAACTCTACCAACAAAAACAACGGGACGGAATAACAGGTCATAACAATTGAAAATTGGGAAAACAATTCACTCAATAAATGTTATCATTT from Patescibacteria group bacterium carries:
- a CDS encoding DGQHR domain-containing protein, with product MRRTKKKKTTKRKKLSPQEKAQRLEQRNQKKEIRTIMKNMGFNRLSYIDGKHFIYNERRSEMDDIFINENIILITEYTIGDPGTHLLKKKIFYDKITEDKREFIDFMLNTEKLKSFKEYYDTNITGKYSKNQLQIQIVYCSKKSISSEHKNQLKNVVFFDYQIVQYFKSLTKAIKRSGIYEFLEFIGVPIEKLGDNIKNSSSRTPQTFKGNILPEEKSKFDEGYKIVSFYIDAESLLRRSYVLRQNGWKDIDNAGHYQRMLESSKISSMRKYLYEKDRVFINNIITTISTDKIKLYDRDGKPLALKENGQFVNSDSSEIAPAKIEIDDSCNIIGLIDGQHRTFAYHEGDDIYEEKISNLRKEQNLLVTGILFPEDETQAKRLKFEANLFLEINSKQKNVPSYIQQEIELMVSPFSSIAIGKKILLRLNLSGPLCDLIEMYWFEKKKIKTASIVSYGLRPLVKIEDEKSKDSLYTKWNNSDKQKLKLKDISDSDLLNEYINFSVEKIRDILIAFNAKLSSEQWQTYSPSNPKGLLTVSFINGILNVVRILVENNEISDTETYKSKLKGIEKFEFKKFKSSQYRKMGEEIYNQYFK
- a CDS encoding site-specific DNA-methyltransferase, with the translated sequence MSKDIDQQNINVVHNIDSRKLSEIISPDVKVQTTITSPPYFDMKDYGAKNQVGFGQNYEDYLDDLQSIFGDVLERTNDDGTLWIIIDSFKRDNQIVTLPFDLSNKLKEIGWLLQDVLIWKKDKTVPWSKNGFIQRKFEYILFFSKSPKFKTNKDSVRVYDTSQLKKWWVKYPERYNPKGKALDEIWEFPIPTQGSWGDQYVRHFCPLPKEMVATMIVLSTNEGDVVLDPFAGSGTVLSQSANMKRNYIGFELNKDYIKMFEAYLKKSQETNQKEYELFKGNNNQSNFENTILELRSLKYARVLLNNIQKSTGLEKFRIFVETKNTSNVSNKLIKVDFTFFGTYDETINLELISEFINKPPLSKFGIEPNFIFKKALKLNNEKHYGYTTTNSYSYNRQYELNSEKIRVISKICVDLNENDYL